A section of the Hemibagrus wyckioides isolate EC202008001 linkage group LG04, SWU_Hwy_1.0, whole genome shotgun sequence genome encodes:
- the c18h3orf33 gene encoding protein C3orf33 homolog: MPDSCSDRTEKDKKHSLNIIAEVSKLADENLSLIRSISTCLAVAGVIVIARSIRLMSKFGSPSEIPSRFIEKNVSLRGKVRSVTERGLEVEHVPIHIPLLSPLLTKRQVTTPLRVHLAGVDLTPEGREWLAETLRTDEMVWLRLISRQDESLHCLVSLGGRLLFNPCINEEILRLGLGRTAPLHGLDPRSRLYWRLHTRLLKCELRAERKGQGFWKQESLREKLTQAIRNNSMIAAVRRIVKWLSRTKDQ, translated from the exons ATGCCGGACTCGTGTAGTGACCGAACAGAGAAGGATAAGAAACATTCCCTAAATATTATAGCCGAGGTGTCAAAGCTTGCTGacgaaaatctctctctcatccgG AGCATCAGCACGTGTCTCGCAGTAGCCGGGGTGATTGTAATAGCACGGAGCATCAGGCtg ATGTCCAAATTCGGCTCCCCGTCTGAAATCCCGTCTCGCTTCATTGAGAAAAATGTCAGCCTTAGAGGAAAAGTCAGAAGTGTAACGGAGAGAGGGCTAGAAGTGGAACACGTCCCGATACACATCCCCTTATTGTCTCCATTGCTGACTAAAC GTCAGGTCACGACCCCACTGCGTGTGCATTTGGCCGGGGTGGATTTGACCCCAGAGGGTCGCGAGTGGCTCGCCGAGACGCTGAGGACAGACGAGATGGTGTGGCTGCGACTGATCAGCCGACAGGACGAGAGCCTACACTGCCTGGTGTCACTCGGCGGG CGTCTTCTGTTTAACCCGTGTATAAACGAGGAGATCCTGCGCCTGGGTCTGGGCAGGACGGCACCTCTCCACGGCCTCGACCCTCGCTCTCGTCTCTACTGGAGACTTCACACACGGCTGCTGAAGTGTGAGCTCAGGGCTGAGAGGAAGGGCCAGGGCTTCTGGAAACAGGAGAGTCTGAGAGAAAAGCTCACACAAGCCATCAGGAATAACTCTATGATCGCAGCCGTGAGGAGGATCGTAAAGTGGCTGTCGAGGACGAAGGACCAGTGA